Sequence from the Ignavibacteria bacterium genome:
TGCGAAAATGATTAAAGAATATGACGCAAGTATCGAGCCGCTTGTGTATGTAACGGTTGCGGGACGAAGCAACGGACTTTCCGGCGTAACAGCTGCGAACACAAGATTTCCTGTGATTGCTTGCCCGCCGTATTCTGATAGATTTGGCGGCGCGGATATTTTTTCCACCTTGAGAATGCCAAGCGGTGTTCCCGTGATGACAATTACCGAACCGGAAAATGTCGGTTTCGCAATTCAGAAAATGTTTGCGATGTATGATGAAACGTTGCTCGAAAAAACTTCCGTTGAACTTTCGGCGATGAAGAAACGCAATGAAGATGCAGATGGAGAAAGACGTAATTAGTCATTGGTAATTGGTCATTTGTAATTAGTAATTTGTTCTGAACAAACTACTCACACAGATTCACGAATTACGAATTACTAATTACAAATTACCAATGACTTTACAACCTTGAGTAAAATGAAAAATGTTTTAGTAATTGGAAATGGCGGAAGAGAACACGCGCTTGGATGGAAATTGAAACAATCGCCGCACATTGAGAAAATATTTTTCGCTCCCGGAAATGGCGGAACAATTTCTCTCGGAGAAAATATTTCGCTTGGTATTAATGAGTTTGAAAAAATTGCAACGTTTGTAAAAGAAAAAAATATTTCTCTTACTGTTGTAGGAAGCGAAGAACCGTTAGTGAATGGTATTGTAGATTATTTTTCCGAGCAGCAACTTCCTCAACAAGGACATTTTATTTTTGGACCAACAAAATTTGCCGCAGAAATTGAAGGAAGCAAAGTATTTGCAAAAGATTTTATGAAGCGAAATAATATTCCTACTGCGGATTATAGTTCACTTCGCGATTTCGATGATGCAATTTCGTATTTGAAGAAATGTAAATATCCGCTTGTCATAAAAGCATCGGGACTTGCGGCGGGAAAAGGTGTTTCGATTTGCGAGAATCAAAGTGAAGCAATTGTAACTGTACAAGATTATTTTGTTCACAAAACTTTGGGTGATGCCGCGAATGAAATCGTGATTGAAGAATTTTTGGAAGGTGAAGAAATTTCGATTCTTGCATTAACCGATGGAGAAACAATAAAAGAATTTCTTCCAGCGCAAGACCACAAAAAAATATTTGATGGTGATAAAGGTCCAAACACGGGAGGAATGGGTTCGTATGCACCTGTTCCAATTGTTACGAAAGAAATGTTGGATGAAATTCAGAAAACAATTTTGCTTCCCACTATTCGAGGAATGAAAAATGAAGGGAGAGAATTCCGTGGTTGTTTGTTCGCAGGACTGATGCTCACAAAGAATGGAATTAAAGTTCTCGAATTCAATTGCCGCTTCGGCGACCCGGAAACGCAACCGCTGATGCTTTTACTCGAAAATGATTTGTATGAATTACTGTTGAGTTGTTGCGATCCAAATTCTGAAAAAAGACTTTCTGAAATTGATTTACGATTTTTAGAAGAGAGCGCTTGCTGTATTGTTGTTGCATCGGGTGGTTATCCTGGAAAGTATGAGAAAGGAAAAGTGATTTCGGGATTAGACGTTTTGGATTCCCGCTTTCGCGGGAATGACAATGACACGGTCGTATTTCACGCAGGAACAACAACTCATACTTCAAATCTCAAATCTCAAATCATTACAAACGGTGGTAGAGTTCTTGGGATTACTTCAAAAGCAAAAACTTTACAAGAATCAATTCAACAATCGTACGAAATCGTTTCAACAATTTCCTTTGATGGGATGTACTATAGAAATGATATTGGACATCACGCATTACAATAAGATGGAGTCCACTTTTTTTATTCAACCAATCAAATCTTTCAAAATCAATACGTTTCTAATAAGTGAAGTGGACTCCATAATTCAAACCTAAAAAATGAAAACAAATAAAATCACATACTCATCTTCCGGCGTTGATGTAGATTTAGGCAATCAAGCATCAAAAATATTATACAACGCCGCGAAACAAACATGGAAAAACCGCAAAGGAACACTCGGCGAAGTCATTGTTCCGTTCGATGATTTTTCAGGGTTGCGTGCGATGCGCGTTGGAAATCTTCCACTCGATACGGTTGCGTGTTTGGGATTTGACGGCGTTGGTACAAAAATTGAAATCGCTGAGCGCGTCGGAGAACACGATACAATTGCGTTTGATTTATTTGCAATGGTTTGC
This genomic interval carries:
- a CDS encoding AIR carboxylase family protein; translated protein: MKGYFVALIAGSPADDEHCKKILSELNKRGIPNEYRICSAHKEPERLAKMIKEYDASIEPLVYVTVAGRSNGLSGVTAANTRFPVIACPPYSDRFGGADIFSTLRMPSGVPVMTITEPENVGFAIQKMFAMYDETLLEKTSVELSAMKKRNEDADGERRN
- the purD gene encoding phosphoribosylamine--glycine ligase, producing the protein MKNVLVIGNGGREHALGWKLKQSPHIEKIFFAPGNGGTISLGENISLGINEFEKIATFVKEKNISLTVVGSEEPLVNGIVDYFSEQQLPQQGHFIFGPTKFAAEIEGSKVFAKDFMKRNNIPTADYSSLRDFDDAISYLKKCKYPLVIKASGLAAGKGVSICENQSEAIVTVQDYFVHKTLGDAANEIVIEEFLEGEEISILALTDGETIKEFLPAQDHKKIFDGDKGPNTGGMGSYAPVPIVTKEMLDEIQKTILLPTIRGMKNEGREFRGCLFAGLMLTKNGIKVLEFNCRFGDPETQPLMLLLENDLYELLLSCCDPNSEKRLSEIDLRFLEESACCIVVASGGYPGKYEKGKVISGLDVLDSRFRGNDNDTVVFHAGTTTHTSNLKSQIITNGGRVLGITSKAKTLQESIQQSYEIVSTISFDGMYYRNDIGHHALQ